The Methanospirillum lacunae nucleotide sequence GCTCATATTCTCAATAACACCAAGGACCGGAATCTCAAGCATCCCTACAAAGGTGATTGCTTTGGTTGAATCCAGGGTTGCAACATCCTGCGGTGTTGTTACAATCACAGCCCCCCTGATATTTGGCGCTATTTGTGCAATTGTAAGAGCCTCGTCCCCGGTGCCAGGTGGTAGATCCACAATCAGGTAATCAAGACTTCCCCACCTGACATCAGAAAGGAACTGTCTGATCACTCCCATCTTGATTGCTCCCCTCCATACTACAGGATCGGATTTTTTCTCCAGCAGGAAAGCCATTGAAATGACTTGAAGGGTTCCTGTCATCCTGACCGGGACCAGCATCTGCCCATCACCAAGGAGCTGATACTCTTCAAGCCCCAGCATCTTGGGAACATTTGGTCCATGAATATCCAGGTCTAATAATCCGGTCTGCTTTCCAAGGGCAGAAAAAGCATATGCCAGGTTGACAGCAACCGTGGACTTCCCAACTCCTCCTTTTCCTGAAAGAACCAGGATTACATGCTTGACATCAATTTTCGCTTTTTCTGGAGTTTTATGTGCAGGAACCGGACGTGGGGTTTGAATTTGATCATCAACGTTCGGTTCATGTGGAGAATCTATTTTTTCAGGTGAACCATCAGCCATGTTAGGACTCCGTTATTCATGCAACAGGGAAACCAACTCTACAAATTCAGAGAAAAGGATGCTGACATCAGATGTCTGATCTGAAATTCCAGATGATAGTGTCCATGTTTGTGGGCACATAATAATTACACATATGAGTAATAATTACTTTGCATTATAAACCAGAATCAAAGGATCAGTAAGTGAGAGAAAACTGGTTTTTCATTTACCCAAACTGGTATGTTGATCCAACCGTATTGAGTATCACCTGATTCGGCATCTCTTCAGTTAACTGGGTTATTGCTTCCCAACCGGTGCAGTGTAATGGAATTACATATTCAGGATCAATCTCTTTCATGGCAGCAACGGTTGGATTAATTATCCTGCTAAAGAACGAACCAGAAAGATGAAATCCTCCGATAACTGCATAGATCTGGTCCATCCCGGTGATCATGCGGGCATACCGGATCGTATTGATGACTCCTGCATGAGCACACCCGGTAATAATCACCAGGCCTTTTTCTTTGAGATTGAGGATAATAGCCTGATCATCATGAAACTCATCAGGAACCCATGAGTCAGAATCTTCAACATAGTAAACAGGATTACTCTGTTCAAATTCAGTAGTTCGTTCAATATCACCGGTTATCAGGATCCGGTCATGCCAAAACATGGTAGGTCCTGATGTAAAGAGAAGTTCTGCTCCTGCATTCCTGCATGCATTCAGATCCGGAGGAGCAATATCAATGAAGGGTTCATTAGAGAACCGTTTCTGCCTCCTTGAAAATGAACCAGGGTGAACATATACCGGAACCGGCCGGCCTGCACACTCCAGAACTTCAATAAGAGAACCCACGTGATCATCATGACCATGGCTGATCACCAGAGCAGCAATATCTTTCAGGGATATGCCCAGTTGGTTAGCATTATACTGAAGAGAGATCTTTGAGGCACCAGCATCCATCAAAATCGATATCGACTCATTACCTGACCATGTTGTAATATACAGTGAAAGACCGTGCTCAGCCAGCAAAACCTCGCCATTTGAGAGGGGTGGCCTTTTTACAACAGATGATGAATCTGACCTGAGGAGGTCAGTATAATTATCAACAAGGACCGTTATCTCGGCTCTGTCTATCTCCTGAAGTCTCATTCGTTAGCCATGACCTGACGTTCTTCCTCGGTTACTTCAGCAAGGACTTCTGCAGTCGGACCTATTTTGATGATCTTTCCAAATCGCATGAGAGCACAGCGGTCACATATGTCTCTCACAAACTCCATGTCGTGAGACACAACAATGAACGTATCTTCCATCTCCTCACGGGCATGCAGGATAGAATGTTTCACATCAACCTTTGTTATCGGATCCATCGTCCCTGTCGGCTCATCAAGGACTACAATTGTCGGTTCCCGGATTAAAACCTGGGCGAGGGCAACCCGGTGACGTTCACCCTCACTCAGAGTTCCCGGAAGGCGGTTCAAGACTTCTTTGCTCTTTTCTACTGTAAACCCTGCCATCTTCAAGGTGATAATCGCCTTCTGCTTCGCAAGCTCTTTGGGAAACTCAAGGCCAATGGCATCGGTTAGGTTATCAAGCACCGTCCTGTGTGGAAAGAGATCATATTCCTGGTGAAGAAGTCCGATGTATTGTTTTGCCCGACCACGGTTGTCAAACCCGGGCTTGGTCATATCAACCCATTCATCACCGACCCTTATGTTCAGTTCACCACTGGTCGGCTCGATGATACCGGCAATCATCTTTGAGAGAGTCGTTTTCCCGGCTCCCGAAGTACCGATGATTCCAAAGATCTCCTGATGGTTTACTTCTAACTGAATGTTATTGACTGCACGGATAAGTCCGCGATCTAGTGAGACATACTGTTTTACCAGATCGCGTGCCTGGAGAATCGGTTTACCACACTCAACACCACAGAACACTTCATCATCATGGAATCCTTTCATGAAGACAGCCATGACATCTTTTGGAGACCCGGATGCTTTGATCTCGCCATCTTCAAGGAGAATGGCTGTAGTTGCAACCTCATCAAGAATCTGGGTGAAATGAGAGGTTACGACCATTGACATTCCTGATGCTGCAGCAGCCTCCTTGAGCATTTTGTGAACCAGGTAGGCAGTCTTTGGATCCAGTGTTCCGGTCGGCTCGTCTGCAAAGAGACAGAACGGCTCCTTTGCCAGCTGACGGGCGAGAACCACACGCTGTTTTTCGCCACCAGAAAGATCCCGGGCAATATGCATCATCCGGTGTGAGAGCCTGACCTGATCGATGAGATCTGCAGCCCTGGTTATGGCTTTTCCGGCAGGATACCCGATATCATCAAGAGCGTGAAGAACATTATCAATGACCCGGTCATTTCCATACAAGGCAAAGGTCCGCTGGAACATGATCGCATTCCTGGCCAGGATACGCCGTTTCAGGAGTTCCTGATCTGGGTTCCAGAAGTCAACATCTATTGCAGAGAGGATACCCCCACATTTAGGGCATTTCTGACCTGAATGGCTCTGAACAGTGACATATTCACATGATGGGCAGGCCGCAATATGGTAGATGATTCTGCCCGTGGTAGGTGGCTGGTCAATTCCACGAAGCAGGTGAATCAGAGTTGTCTTTCCTGCCCCGCTTCTGCCGATGACGCCAAGGATCTCTCCTTCATCAAGAGTAAAGGAGACATTTTTCAGGGCATATATTCCATCAAACGAAAGAGAGAGGTTTTCTATTGTAATAAGGCGGGTCATATGTATGTAATAAATAAGGATTATTCAACGGTTATATCGACACTTATGGTTGCATCTATCAGAAGATCAAAGGAGATTTTATCAAGCCAGCCTGATTTCTGAAACATGTGCATGAAACAGATCCCTGCACATGCAACACCGGGATATTTTGCAAGTAATGCTTCTGCCTCCTCGATCTTCACCGGTACACCAGGCATAGAGAGCCCTCCCATCAGTATAAAGACCGAGGGGTTGGTAATCTTGCAGGGCTCTCCAAGTTGAAACCCGAGACCCTCTGTATACACCATCTTTCGTGACTCATCCTCATGGAGATAGGGAGCAAATAGAAACGTACACGGAAGTGATCGGGCAGCATAACAGAGCAGCTCCACAAAAGGAGTGCAGGTTCCGGGCACACCGAAAAAGACCACTTCAGCACCCTCCGGAAGGGACCATGTTTCAAGATATTCTTTAAACGGCCGCAGCATTCCAGGGATTCCCTGAAGAGTACTATTTTTCATATCTATCCTCCATTCTACCTGATCGGGATCGGCATGATGCCGAACTCCAATCAACCACACATGTGAATAGATTTGTACAAATAAGATTTATATACTTCTACCCACATGAGCCTTAACACCCCATAAAGAAGAGACACAAACCCAATCGGGTTTTTCTAAGTTCCTGATACCGGATGATTGCCCTCATTGAAAGGATCATATAAAAAAGATCGAAAGGAGTGCCCATTCTCCAGGTACACGAGTCCGGGAGAACTCCTTATATTGCCGGGGTGATTGAAACGGTTCCTGCAATCATTGCAAGATTATCAATACCAGCTGTAGCATCGTCCATAGATGAATAGAATCCTACTATAATCGAAACTTTCTCGTCAGTACTGAGAACATAGACTCCAGCAGTGTTGTTTTCCATCGTACCGTACATTACAACACCATCTGAGACCACAATCGGATCCGCAGCAAAAGGAGTAATTCCAGCCCCAATCATAAAGTTGTCTAAGAAATCCTTTGCATTTCCGGTTGAAAGTTTCTGACGGATTGGGTTGTCCATTACATAAATCGCATATGTAGGGAGTGACCCCGTATCATTAGTAATAAAGGTAGTTGGACCCACACTGGAATCTTTTGTTTTTTCCGTGGTTCCCGGTGGTATCATCACAGTAAACACAGTGGTTGACGAGCTGTTTACCGAAGATTCATCAACAGTAACCTGCTTCCACCCGGTAAAATCTATCGCTGCCATAGCCCCGGTTCCGAGTACCATGAGAACAACGAGTAATACTAATATACCTCTCTTCATCTCTATCCCTCAGGATAGAACACTCTTACAGGTTACAATATATAATTTATCGCATCCGTTAGACAGATGATGAGGTATTTATAAAAAGTAAATTATTCTAAAGATTACTCTCATGTATTGAGTGTTGATTCAGATTGTCATCGATGGCAAATTTGAAAGCACATATCCTGAAATTTCGTATTCTGAAAATTATTCAGATTGATCACCCTGGCGAATGGTATACCCTC carries:
- a CDS encoding Mrp/NBP35 family ATP-binding protein — its product is MADGSPEKIDSPHEPNVDDQIQTPRPVPAHKTPEKAKIDVKHVILVLSGKGGVGKSTVAVNLAYAFSALGKQTGLLDLDIHGPNVPKMLGLEEYQLLGDGQMLVPVRMTGTLQVISMAFLLEKKSDPVVWRGAIKMGVIRQFLSDVRWGSLDYLIVDLPPGTGDEALTIAQIAPNIRGAVIVTTPQDVATLDSTKAITFVGMLEIPVLGVIENMSGLTCPHCHGTIDLFGSGGGERIAQEHHVPFLGKIPLDIKMREAGDSGHPFIGKKQDSPTWRAIDEVMDRLMAEIEKSD
- a CDS encoding MBL fold metallo-hydrolase, translating into MRLQEIDRAEITVLVDNYTDLLRSDSSSVVKRPPLSNGEVLLAEHGLSLYITTWSGNESISILMDAGASKISLQYNANQLGISLKDIAALVISHGHDDHVGSLIEVLECAGRPVPVYVHPGSFSRRQKRFSNEPFIDIAPPDLNACRNAGAELLFTSGPTMFWHDRILITGDIERTTEFEQSNPVYYVEDSDSWVPDEFHDDQAIILNLKEKGLVIITGCAHAGVINTIRYARMITGMDQIYAVIGGFHLSGSFFSRIINPTVAAMKEIDPEYVIPLHCTGWEAITQLTEEMPNQVILNTVGSTYQFG
- the atwA gene encoding methyl coenzyme M reductase system, component A2, whose amino-acid sequence is MTRLITIENLSLSFDGIYALKNVSFTLDEGEILGVIGRSGAGKTTLIHLLRGIDQPPTTGRIIYHIAACPSCEYVTVQSHSGQKCPKCGGILSAIDVDFWNPDQELLKRRILARNAIMFQRTFALYGNDRVIDNVLHALDDIGYPAGKAITRAADLIDQVRLSHRMMHIARDLSGGEKQRVVLARQLAKEPFCLFADEPTGTLDPKTAYLVHKMLKEAAAASGMSMVVTSHFTQILDEVATTAILLEDGEIKASGSPKDVMAVFMKGFHDDEVFCGVECGKPILQARDLVKQYVSLDRGLIRAVNNIQLEVNHQEIFGIIGTSGAGKTTLSKMIAGIIEPTSGELNIRVGDEWVDMTKPGFDNRGRAKQYIGLLHQEYDLFPHRTVLDNLTDAIGLEFPKELAKQKAIITLKMAGFTVEKSKEVLNRLPGTLSEGERHRVALAQVLIREPTIVVLDEPTGTMDPITKVDVKHSILHAREEMEDTFIVVSHDMEFVRDICDRCALMRFGKIIKIGPTAEVLAEVTEEERQVMANE
- a CDS encoding DUF2124 family protein, with product MKNSTLQGIPGMLRPFKEYLETWSLPEGAEVVFFGVPGTCTPFVELLCYAARSLPCTFLFAPYLHEDESRKMVYTEGLGFQLGEPCKITNPSVFILMGGLSMPGVPVKIEEAEALLAKYPGVACAGICFMHMFQKSGWLDKISFDLLIDATISVDITVE